In Nonomuraea sp. NBC_00507, the following are encoded in one genomic region:
- a CDS encoding helix-turn-helix domain-containing protein — protein sequence MIAEDLSVPAAELMIVGHYDKLPGYGTRRPAGSPSWLLMWTQTGAGLVTQGGAAFEVRAGDLVVLGSGVAQHYRVAPGASRWRFWWVHFQPRASWAAWLGPYGRGGGCHVVPRVPEGLHERIDLAFGRALRDARWVPPTPSRALLDRTADQAVTVTGLGHGAEQALGRGGEPVPAVVVGGPARELVLGAVEEALVLATAAARPEGARQSDEGDERVRRVLAIIAAEPGAPHSVASLARAVALSPSRLAHLFTAQTGRTPMQAVRQARVRHAAGLLEVTDLDVGQVAAASGFVSPFHFSRAFKREYGLPPRDYRARLRPQP from the coding sequence GTGATTGCTGAGGACTTGTCCGTTCCTGCTGCCGAGCTGATGATCGTGGGCCACTACGACAAGCTCCCGGGGTATGGGACGCGGCGGCCCGCGGGGTCGCCCAGCTGGCTGCTGATGTGGACGCAGACGGGCGCGGGGCTGGTCACGCAGGGCGGTGCGGCGTTCGAGGTGCGGGCGGGGGATCTGGTGGTGCTGGGGTCCGGCGTGGCGCAGCACTACAGGGTGGCGCCCGGGGCGTCGCGGTGGCGGTTCTGGTGGGTGCACTTCCAGCCGCGCGCGTCGTGGGCGGCCTGGCTGGGGCCGTACGGGCGGGGCGGCGGGTGTCACGTCGTCCCGCGGGTGCCGGAAGGGCTGCACGAGCGCATCGACCTGGCGTTCGGGCGGGCGCTCCGGGACGCCAGATGGGTGCCGCCGACCCCGTCCCGCGCCCTGCTCGACAGGACTGCCGACCAGGCCGTCACCGTGACAGGACTCGGGCATGGCGCCGAGCAGGCGCTGGGGCGTGGTGGCGAGCCGGTGCCTGCGGTCGTCGTGGGCGGGCCGGCGCGGGAGCTGGTGCTGGGCGCCGTCGAGGAGGCACTGGTGCTGGCCACTGCCGCCGCCCGTCCTGAGGGGGCGAGGCAGTCCGACGAAGGCGACGAACGGGTGCGGCGCGTCCTGGCGATCATCGCCGCCGAACCGGGCGCCCCGCACTCGGTCGCCTCGCTCGCCCGCGCGGTCGCGCTCTCGCCCTCCCGGCTGGCCCACCTGTTCACGGCCCAGACCGGCCGCACCCCGATGCAGGCCGTCCGGCAGGCGCGGGTACGGCACGCGGCCGGGCTGCTGGAGGTGACCGACCTGGACGTCGGGCAGGTGGCGGCGGCGTCCGGGTTCGTCAGCCCGTTCCACTTCAGCCGCGCCTTCAAACGCGAGTACGGTCTCCCGCCCCGCGACTACCGCGCCCGCCTCCGGCCTCAACCCTGA
- a CDS encoding ROK family transcriptional regulator, whose product MADLRGGDLSRLRQLNSLTAIRALRRAGPLTLSALAERTGLSRPSMKEVTDELMSLGWVEEVPPSPGTMGRPARRYRFRADSGYLVGVDIGGHNIRAALSDLDGEILAETRQPVLPDAPLDERLAAIDRAVSGCLALSRTTVADLWSIAVGTIGVIDVEGRVIYSAAVPAWRDLDLAGKLREMFPCQVLIENDSRLAAMAEARRGVARGARDVVFLHVGRRMGAGLIIGGKVHRGFGAAAGEISMLPEARWFDAPEHLNTCACVPEGTPPEDAAGYTLAAARNGDPVAIEAVERYVDDLAVGTGAMVLILDPQMVVLGGGFSRSSDVLLDRLRDRLERVCMRMPEVRASTLGDECVVVGAIDYAVDHLDDQLFTPDKGPLPLTR is encoded by the coding sequence ATGGCGGATCTACGCGGCGGCGACCTGTCACGGCTGCGGCAGCTCAACTCGCTGACCGCCATCCGGGCACTACGCAGGGCGGGGCCGCTCACCCTGTCCGCGCTCGCCGAACGCACCGGCCTGTCGCGGCCGTCCATGAAAGAGGTCACGGACGAGCTCATGTCCCTGGGCTGGGTGGAGGAGGTGCCACCGAGCCCGGGCACGATGGGCCGTCCCGCCCGCCGCTACCGCTTCCGCGCCGACAGCGGCTACCTGGTCGGCGTCGACATAGGAGGTCACAACATCCGCGCCGCCCTGTCCGACCTCGACGGCGAGATCCTCGCCGAGACCCGGCAGCCGGTGCTGCCCGACGCCCCGCTCGACGAGCGGCTGGCCGCGATCGACCGAGCGGTCAGCGGGTGTCTGGCGCTCAGCCGTACGACGGTCGCGGACCTGTGGAGCATCGCGGTCGGCACGATCGGCGTGATCGACGTCGAGGGGCGCGTGATCTATTCGGCCGCCGTGCCCGCCTGGCGTGACCTGGACCTGGCGGGCAAGCTGCGCGAGATGTTCCCCTGCCAGGTGCTCATCGAGAACGACAGCCGCCTGGCCGCCATGGCCGAAGCCCGCCGCGGCGTCGCCCGGGGAGCCAGGGACGTGGTGTTCCTGCACGTCGGCCGGCGTATGGGCGCCGGGCTGATCATCGGCGGAAAGGTGCACAGGGGCTTCGGCGCGGCCGCCGGCGAGATCTCCATGCTGCCCGAGGCCCGCTGGTTCGACGCGCCCGAGCACCTGAACACCTGCGCGTGCGTACCCGAAGGAACACCACCTGAGGACGCCGCCGGCTACACCCTGGCCGCCGCCAGGAACGGCGACCCGGTCGCCATCGAGGCCGTCGAACGGTACGTCGACGACCTCGCGGTGGGGACGGGCGCGATGGTCCTCATCCTGGACCCGCAGATGGTGGTGCTGGGCGGCGGGTTCTCACGGTCGTCCGACGTGCTGCTCGATCGTCTTCGGGACCGGCTGGAGCGGGTGTGCATGCGCATGCCGGAGGTACGGGCGTCCACGCTGGGCGACGAGTGCGTGGTGGTCGGCGCCATCGACTACGCCGTGGACCACCTGGACGACCAGCTCTTCACCCCCGACAAGGGCCCCCTCCCCCTCACCCGCTAA
- a CDS encoding glycoside hydrolase family 36 protein, producing MSFADIGEITCVPGRARVFEHGWQSWSPTGAYGLDDAPPRPAGETIQVLCYRPETPVPEGVFQGEGLLAVEPGDGSVELWSAPGPSQVPSIRARVAEPGRLVISADGPVRHHRAEGGLAQALRDWADTMAEPRTFPAVPPMWCTWYGYWDKVTDADVIENLELASRHGLPADMFLIDDGYEAEIGDWLEGRPGFGSLERAVDAVTATGRRAGIWTAPFLVGHRSRVFREHPEWLVDGAYAGRMWNQDLAVLDVTHPGAAEHLVTVFRTFRAMGITHFKLDYLYAGALAGERHDDLDPIAAYRRGLELIREGGGAEATLHGCGAPMLPSIGLVDIMRVSPDIAPTLLPRSGDISQPSQLGARLTGAAREFLHARWWVNDPDCIILRPEVENREQWAAHIAGTGGLRGASDPIAALDEWGLETTRRLMVPTATDPS from the coding sequence ATGTCGTTCGCGGACATCGGCGAGATCACGTGCGTCCCCGGCCGGGCGCGGGTGTTCGAGCACGGCTGGCAGTCGTGGAGCCCCACGGGCGCCTACGGCCTGGACGACGCCCCGCCTCGGCCCGCCGGCGAGACGATCCAGGTCCTCTGCTACCGCCCCGAGACCCCGGTCCCCGAGGGGGTGTTCCAGGGGGAGGGCTTGCTGGCGGTCGAGCCGGGGGACGGTTCCGTGGAGCTCTGGTCCGCGCCGGGCCCGTCCCAGGTGCCGTCGATCAGGGCGCGAGTGGCGGAGCCCGGTCGGCTGGTGATCTCCGCCGACGGTCCGGTACGCCACCACCGCGCCGAGGGCGGCCTGGCCCAAGCGCTGCGCGACTGGGCGGACACCATGGCGGAGCCCAGGACGTTCCCCGCGGTCCCGCCCATGTGGTGCACCTGGTACGGCTACTGGGACAAGGTCACCGACGCCGACGTCATCGAGAACCTGGAGCTCGCCTCCCGGCACGGGCTGCCCGCCGACATGTTCCTCATCGACGACGGGTACGAGGCCGAGATCGGCGACTGGCTGGAAGGACGGCCCGGGTTCGGATCGCTGGAGCGGGCCGTGGACGCCGTCACGGCCACAGGCCGGCGGGCCGGGATCTGGACCGCGCCGTTCCTGGTCGGCCACCGGAGCCGGGTCTTCCGCGAGCACCCCGAGTGGCTGGTCGACGGGGCCTACGCCGGCCGTATGTGGAACCAGGACCTGGCCGTGCTCGACGTCACCCACCCGGGAGCGGCCGAGCACCTGGTGACCGTCTTCCGCACGTTCCGCGCCATGGGGATCACCCACTTCAAGCTCGACTACCTGTACGCGGGGGCGCTGGCAGGCGAGCGGCACGACGACCTGGACCCGATCGCCGCGTACCGGCGCGGGCTGGAGCTGATCCGCGAAGGCGGCGGCGCCGAGGCCACCTTGCACGGGTGTGGCGCGCCGATGCTGCCCAGCATCGGGCTGGTCGACATCATGCGGGTCAGCCCGGACATCGCGCCGACCCTGCTGCCCAGGTCCGGGGACATCAGCCAGCCGTCGCAGCTCGGGGCCCGGCTCACGGGGGCCGCCAGGGAGTTCCTGCACGCCCGGTGGTGGGTGAACGATCCCGACTGCATCATCCTGCGGCCCGAGGTCGAGAACAGGGAGCAATGGGCGGCGCACATCGCCGGGACGGGCGGGCTGCGCGGGGCGAGCGACCCGATCGCGGCGCTGGACGAGTGGGGCCTGGAGACGACCCGCCGCCTGATGGTCCCGACCGCCACGGACCCGTCGTGA
- a CDS encoding carbohydrate ABC transporter permease produces MVIVLVLSLFDWELLSAPEFVGLDNYHRLAADGETWHSLGVTAGYVLLCIPLQTVLALALAMLLNQRMKGVRLYRSLFVIPWMATPIVLALIWNWIFDPRDGALNSALALVGITGPDWLSDPDWALPAVALVSVWQHTGYNMLFFLAGLQGIPQELRDAAATDGATAAQRFWRVTLPLLNPTMFFVTVTNLIGAFQVFDTVYAMTDGGPSGSTEVLNFRIFQTAFKEFDFGYAATLSALLFAVILLVTLAQVRFFGKRTTYDLS; encoded by the coding sequence ATGGTGATCGTCCTCGTCCTGAGCCTGTTCGACTGGGAGTTGCTGTCCGCTCCCGAGTTCGTCGGCCTGGACAACTACCACCGCCTGGCCGCCGACGGCGAGACCTGGCACTCGCTCGGGGTCACGGCCGGCTACGTCCTGCTCTGCATCCCGCTCCAGACCGTCCTCGCCCTGGCCCTGGCCATGCTGCTCAACCAGCGTATGAAAGGCGTCAGGTTATATCGGTCGCTCTTCGTCATCCCGTGGATGGCCACGCCCATCGTCCTCGCCCTCATCTGGAACTGGATCTTCGACCCGCGTGACGGCGCGCTCAACAGCGCCCTGGCCCTCGTCGGCATCACCGGCCCCGACTGGCTGTCCGATCCGGACTGGGCGCTACCCGCCGTCGCCCTGGTCAGCGTCTGGCAGCACACCGGCTACAACATGCTCTTCTTCCTCGCCGGGCTGCAGGGCATCCCGCAAGAGCTGCGCGACGCGGCCGCCACCGACGGCGCCACCGCTGCGCAGCGGTTCTGGCGGGTGACGCTGCCGCTGCTCAACCCCACGATGTTCTTCGTCACGGTGACCAACCTCATCGGCGCCTTCCAGGTGTTCGACACGGTGTACGCGATGACGGACGGCGGGCCGAGCGGCAGCACCGAGGTGCTGAACTTCCGGATCTTCCAGACCGCGTTCAAGGAGTTCGACTTCGGCTACGCGGCCACGCTGTCCGCCCTGCTGTTCGCCGTCATCCTCCTGGTGACGCTGGCGCAGGTCAGGTTCTTCGGCAAACGCACCACCTACGACCTGAGCTGA
- a CDS encoding carbohydrate ABC transporter permease translates to MPKRILLYAALVAGAFISVFPYLLVVLTALKTQAQLSSTPPWLPGLPPTTDNLAKMLGGDFPRYVLNTAVMTALLTAGQLVFTTFAAYAFARLRFKGRDVLFWLYVATMMVPSAVTMIPLFLIMRELDLVNTWYGLLAPYILGTPYGIFLMRQFFKSLPAGLEEAARIDGAGPMTILLRVLLPLCRPALGTLAIITVISSWNSFLWPLIITSGDDTRVITVAIATLKDGIGVDYHLMMAGSLIALAPMVAVFIFFQKHIVRSVVLTGLK, encoded by the coding sequence ATGCCCAAGCGAATCCTGCTGTACGCCGCGCTCGTGGCCGGCGCCTTCATCTCGGTCTTCCCGTACCTGCTGGTGGTGCTGACCGCACTCAAGACGCAGGCGCAGCTGAGCTCCACCCCGCCCTGGCTGCCCGGGCTGCCGCCGACCACGGACAACCTGGCCAAGATGCTCGGTGGGGACTTCCCCCGCTATGTGCTCAACACGGCCGTGATGACGGCGCTGCTCACGGCGGGGCAGCTGGTGTTCACGACGTTCGCCGCGTACGCGTTCGCCCGGCTGCGGTTCAAGGGCAGGGACGTCCTGTTCTGGCTGTACGTGGCCACGATGATGGTGCCGAGCGCCGTCACCATGATCCCGCTGTTCCTCATCATGCGGGAGCTGGACCTGGTCAACACCTGGTACGGCCTGCTCGCCCCGTACATCCTCGGCACCCCGTACGGGATCTTCCTCATGCGGCAGTTCTTCAAGAGCCTGCCCGCGGGGCTGGAGGAGGCGGCCAGGATCGACGGGGCGGGACCGATGACGATCCTGCTCCGCGTCCTGCTGCCGCTCTGCCGGCCTGCGCTCGGCACGCTGGCGATCATCACGGTGATCTCGTCCTGGAACAGTTTCCTCTGGCCGCTGATCATCACGAGCGGTGACGACACCAGGGTGATCACTGTCGCGATCGCCACGCTCAAGGACGGCATCGGCGTCGACTACCACCTCATGATGGCCGGCAGCCTGATCGCGCTGGCGCCGATGGTGGCCGTCTTCATCTTCTTCCAGAAGCACATCGTCCGGTCTGTGGTCCTCACAGGCCTCAAGTAA
- a CDS encoding ABC transporter substrate-binding protein, whose translation MLKSPRIRWAGALLGAAMLTLTGCSSGEGGGSADKVTLTYRLWDDQQKAGYEKVMAAFEKANPGIDVTIELLPYDQYWTKLTADVVAGTAPDVFWMTPTQFPEFVTKGVLSPVQADTAKYHQTVVGSFTYEGKLYGVPKDWGIVGLLYNKDLFEQAGVEMPDKLTWTADGTGTLLDTARKLTVDEGGKHPGEAGFDPAKVKTYGFASWNHYQTQWMNWVSSNGGKLVDKPFGKYVFNDAASVQALQFGVDLVNKHHVAPPATQTNPPTGKITDMFKAGRIAMFPANNALLPFVAPEATFEVGVALMPEGPAGRSVNLNGLAEAVYAKSEHPQEAMKLAAYLGTQEPQKLMADGGYAFPALNGLSQGYVDYWKAKKVDVSPFVDEAEGSTFPLPITTGFTGFETKLNQIFNEMYLGKLSPQEAADQAVAAGNATLE comes from the coding sequence ATGTTGAAATCCCCCCGGATTCGCTGGGCCGGGGCGCTCCTCGGCGCCGCCATGCTCACCCTCACCGGCTGCTCGTCAGGAGAAGGAGGCGGCAGCGCGGACAAGGTCACGTTGACGTACCGGCTCTGGGACGACCAGCAGAAGGCAGGCTACGAGAAGGTCATGGCGGCCTTCGAGAAGGCCAACCCCGGCATCGACGTCACCATCGAACTGCTGCCGTACGACCAGTACTGGACGAAGCTCACCGCCGACGTGGTCGCCGGCACCGCGCCGGACGTGTTCTGGATGACGCCCACCCAGTTCCCCGAGTTCGTCACCAAGGGCGTGCTGTCGCCGGTCCAGGCCGACACGGCGAAGTACCACCAGACCGTCGTCGGGTCGTTCACCTACGAGGGCAAACTCTACGGCGTCCCCAAGGACTGGGGGATCGTCGGCCTGCTCTACAACAAGGACCTGTTCGAGCAGGCCGGAGTGGAGATGCCGGACAAGCTCACCTGGACGGCCGACGGCACCGGCACCCTGCTCGACACGGCACGCAAGCTCACCGTGGACGAGGGCGGCAAACACCCCGGCGAGGCGGGCTTCGACCCCGCCAAGGTCAAGACGTACGGCTTCGCCTCCTGGAACCACTACCAGACGCAGTGGATGAACTGGGTCAGCTCCAACGGCGGCAAGCTCGTCGACAAGCCTTTCGGCAAGTACGTCTTCAACGACGCCGCCTCGGTGCAGGCGCTGCAGTTCGGCGTGGACCTGGTCAACAAGCACCACGTGGCCCCGCCCGCCACCCAGACGAACCCGCCCACCGGCAAGATCACCGACATGTTCAAGGCGGGCCGGATCGCGATGTTCCCCGCCAACAACGCGCTGCTGCCGTTCGTGGCCCCGGAGGCGACGTTCGAGGTGGGCGTCGCGCTCATGCCGGAGGGCCCGGCCGGCCGCTCCGTCAACCTCAACGGCCTGGCCGAGGCCGTCTACGCCAAGAGCGAGCACCCGCAGGAGGCCATGAAGCTGGCCGCCTACCTCGGCACCCAGGAGCCGCAGAAGCTCATGGCCGACGGCGGCTACGCCTTCCCCGCGCTCAACGGCCTCTCCCAGGGCTACGTCGACTACTGGAAGGCCAAGAAGGTCGACGTCTCGCCGTTCGTCGACGAGGCGGAGGGATCCACCTTCCCGCTGCCGATCACCACCGGCTTCACGGGCTTCGAGACGAAGCTTAACCAGATCTTCAACGAGATGTACCTCGGCAAACTCTCTCCGCAAGAAGCCGCAGACCAGGCTGTCGCCGCAGGTAACGCCACCCTCGAGTAA
- a CDS encoding alkaline phosphatase D family protein, translating to MITRRSLFAGGASLGLSAALGTPPVRAAARRAPLSDPFQLGIASGEPTPDGVVLWTRLAMDPIALDGLGGMPSRPIPVPWELAKDENFRHVVRRGAEVARPDAAHSVHVELDGLDPGAEYFYRFKAGNELSPVGRTLTAPAPGTRSRPLNLSFTSCADYQAGWFTPYRRMAEDQPDLIAFLGDYIYEYGDYKYPVRDQAGGECLDLAGYRVRHAQHKADPESQLAHAIAPWVVVWDDHDIENAWAGDVPEQPDPPFLKRRADAFQAYYENMPLRRAQKPDGAALKLYRSIRWGAVANLHLLDTRQYRDLYACTGRSGTVGPDCLDRFAPNRTLLGRDQEAWLDGELKGSRATWDLLGQQVFFMEMDWANGPGKGYSNEGWDGYVASRNRLTAAFDAYKRNAVVLTGDVHSHWAGEIKRDHQDPESKSVAVELVTTSVTSAGNGLDEYPNTQVLLDENPHVKFFNGRRGYVRTRITQREMKVDFRSLSRITEPYAPAYTSGSFVIEPGNPRLNPA from the coding sequence TTGATCACCCGGCGTTCACTCTTCGCCGGGGGCGCGAGCCTGGGCCTTTCCGCCGCACTGGGCACCCCACCCGTGCGCGCGGCCGCCCGCCGTGCCCCTCTGTCCGACCCTTTCCAGCTCGGCATCGCCTCGGGCGAGCCCACGCCCGACGGCGTCGTCCTGTGGACGCGGCTCGCCATGGACCCGATCGCCCTCGACGGCCTCGGCGGCATGCCGAGCCGCCCGATCCCCGTCCCATGGGAGCTCGCCAAAGACGAGAATTTCCGACATGTCGTGCGCCGCGGCGCCGAAGTCGCCCGCCCCGACGCCGCCCACAGCGTGCACGTCGAGCTCGACGGCCTCGACCCGGGCGCCGAGTACTTCTACCGCTTCAAGGCCGGGAACGAGCTCAGCCCGGTCGGCCGCACCCTCACCGCCCCCGCCCCCGGAACCCGCAGCCGGCCGCTGAACCTGTCGTTCACCTCGTGCGCTGACTACCAGGCCGGCTGGTTCACCCCGTACCGCCGGATGGCCGAGGACCAGCCCGACCTGATCGCCTTCCTCGGCGACTACATCTACGAGTACGGCGACTACAAGTACCCGGTCCGGGATCAGGCCGGCGGCGAGTGCCTCGACCTGGCCGGATACCGGGTGCGCCACGCCCAGCACAAGGCCGACCCCGAGTCGCAGCTCGCCCACGCCATCGCGCCGTGGGTGGTGGTGTGGGACGACCACGACATCGAGAACGCCTGGGCCGGCGACGTGCCCGAGCAGCCGGACCCGCCGTTCCTCAAGCGCCGGGCCGACGCCTTCCAGGCGTACTACGAGAACATGCCGCTGCGCCGCGCCCAGAAGCCGGACGGGGCGGCGCTCAAGCTCTACCGCAGCATCCGCTGGGGCGCGGTCGCCAACCTGCACCTGCTCGACACCCGCCAGTACCGCGACCTGTACGCCTGCACCGGCAGGAGCGGCACGGTCGGCCCCGACTGCCTGGACCGTTTCGCGCCCAACAGGACGCTGCTCGGCCGCGACCAGGAGGCCTGGCTGGACGGCGAGCTGAAAGGTTCGCGCGCTACCTGGGACCTGCTCGGCCAGCAGGTCTTCTTCATGGAGATGGATTGGGCCAACGGCCCTGGCAAGGGCTACTCGAACGAGGGCTGGGACGGCTACGTGGCCTCCCGTAACCGCCTGACCGCCGCCTTCGACGCTTACAAGCGGAATGCGGTCGTGCTGACCGGCGACGTGCACTCCCACTGGGCCGGCGAGATCAAACGCGACCATCAGGATCCGGAGTCGAAGTCCGTCGCCGTCGAACTGGTGACGACGTCGGTGACGAGCGCGGGCAACGGCCTGGACGAATACCCCAACACGCAGGTCCTGCTGGATGAGAACCCGCACGTGAAGTTCTTCAACGGCCGCCGCGGCTACGTCAGGACCAGGATCACCCAGCGGGAGATGAAAGTGGACTTCCGCTCGCTGTCGCGCATCACCGAGCCGTACGCCCCGGCCTACACCTCCGGCTCGTTCGTCATCGAGCCGGGCAACCCCCGACTCAACCCCGCCTGA
- a CDS encoding NPCBM/NEW2 domain-containing protein, translated as MRTITAATAAALLALPFVPLSSAAESVSGPPMGWSSRSLGCSVSESSLRQAADALATLAPLGYRYVIVDDCWLAPQRAAGALAPDPARFPGGIKALAGYVHGKGLKLGLSLSAGTKACAGGGPGSYKSEAADAAQVKEWGVDYVKYDWCNIPASDFPGQNVQQIGQALYPRMRQALGGDVVFAMNNEDGSTVPWLWGKDAGATTWRTNVYNRPIADAYATMVDIWEFNQLRAEYAGPGSWADPDLLQAGRGGMTDTEYRTQVTLWAMGAAPLILQADPAKAPPAIVGNPKVIAVDQDTLGAHGRLVKSDGWYHVVSKPLAGGDRAIALFNESDRAATISTRLGASRYRVEELWTGAVTSSAGELAAQVPAHAALLYRVSESREQAPPLVTFEADPPAFLGADRPSVLEPGRTGEIVTRVTNTGATARLRDVEVTAAAPPGWQVTARTPARTSRLDGGETFTVTWAVTPPADAALQNHDLTFSMGGQSATAVVAVAKSPGAGRTYLSDLAWTSVKNYFGPVEKDTSNGERAAGDGRPITIEGVTYAKGLGTHSPAEIEYYTGGRCSTVEFQAGIDDEVGAAGSAGFEVWADGGRVAYSGLLTGAMPARKVTASIEGARYIRLVATNGGDNATSDHADFADATVTCK; from the coding sequence ATGCGTACGATCACGGCCGCCACCGCGGCGGCCCTTCTCGCCCTGCCCTTCGTCCCGTTATCCAGCGCCGCCGAATCCGTGTCCGGACCGCCGATGGGCTGGAGCAGCCGTTCACTCGGCTGCTCGGTCTCGGAGTCGTCGCTGCGACAGGCCGCCGACGCCCTCGCGACCCTGGCTCCGCTCGGCTATCGGTACGTCATCGTCGACGACTGCTGGCTCGCCCCGCAGCGCGCGGCCGGCGCCCTCGCCCCGGACCCCGCCCGCTTCCCCGGCGGCATCAAGGCGCTCGCCGGCTACGTGCACGGCAAGGGCCTGAAGCTCGGCCTCAGCCTGTCGGCCGGCACCAAGGCCTGCGCCGGCGGCGGCCCCGGCTCGTACAAGAGCGAGGCCGCCGACGCCGCCCAGGTCAAGGAGTGGGGCGTCGACTACGTCAAGTACGACTGGTGCAACATCCCTGCGAGCGACTTCCCCGGCCAGAACGTCCAGCAGATCGGCCAGGCCCTCTACCCGCGCATGCGCCAGGCCCTCGGCGGCGACGTCGTGTTCGCCATGAACAACGAGGACGGCAGCACCGTCCCGTGGCTCTGGGGCAAGGACGCGGGCGCCACCACCTGGCGCACGAACGTCTACAACCGGCCGATCGCCGACGCGTACGCCACCATGGTCGACATCTGGGAGTTCAACCAGCTCAGGGCCGAGTACGCGGGCCCCGGCAGCTGGGCCGACCCCGACCTCCTCCAGGCCGGGCGCGGCGGGATGACCGACACCGAATACCGCACCCAGGTCACGCTCTGGGCCATGGGCGCGGCCCCGCTCATCCTGCAGGCCGACCCGGCCAAGGCGCCGCCCGCGATCGTCGGCAACCCCAAGGTGATCGCCGTCGACCAGGACACGCTCGGCGCCCACGGGCGGCTCGTCAAGAGCGACGGCTGGTACCACGTGGTGTCCAAGCCCTTGGCGGGCGGCGACCGGGCGATCGCCCTGTTCAACGAGAGCGACCGCGCGGCCACGATCTCCACCCGGCTCGGCGCCTCCCGTTACCGGGTCGAGGAGTTGTGGACTGGTGCGGTCACCTCGTCGGCAGGCGAGCTCGCGGCCCAGGTGCCCGCGCACGCGGCCCTGCTCTACCGGGTGAGCGAGAGCCGCGAGCAGGCGCCGCCGCTGGTGACGTTCGAGGCCGACCCGCCCGCCTTCCTCGGCGCGGACCGGCCGTCGGTGCTGGAGCCCGGCCGCACCGGCGAGATCGTCACCCGGGTCACGAACACCGGGGCCACCGCGCGGCTGCGCGACGTCGAGGTCACGGCCGCCGCACCGCCCGGATGGCAGGTCACCGCCCGCACACCGGCCAGGACGAGCCGGCTCGACGGCGGGGAGACGTTCACCGTGACGTGGGCGGTCACCCCACCGGCCGACGCCGCGCTCCAGAACCACGACCTCACCTTCTCGATGGGCGGCCAGAGCGCGACCGCCGTCGTGGCCGTCGCCAAGTCACCTGGGGCGGGGCGGACGTACCTGAGCGACCTGGCCTGGACCAGCGTCAAGAACTACTTCGGCCCGGTCGAGAAGGACACCAGCAACGGCGAGCGGGCGGCCGGCGACGGCCGGCCGATCACCATCGAGGGCGTCACGTACGCCAAGGGCCTCGGCACGCACTCGCCGGCCGAGATCGAGTACTACACCGGCGGGCGCTGCTCGACGGTCGAGTTCCAGGCCGGGATCGACGACGAGGTCGGCGCGGCCGGCTCCGCCGGGTTCGAGGTGTGGGCCGACGGCGGCCGGGTGGCTTACTCGGGGCTGCTCACCGGCGCGATGCCCGCCCGCAAGGTGACCGCCTCCATCGAAGGTGCCCGATATATCCGGTTGGTCGCGACCAATGGCGGCGACAACGCCACCTCGGACCACGCCGACTTCGCCGACGCCACCGTCACGTGTAAGTAA